A region from the Silene latifolia isolate original U9 population chromosome 7, ASM4854445v1, whole genome shotgun sequence genome encodes:
- the LOC141590258 gene encoding putative F-box protein At3g28280 produces MGSVMICLVVHADDGVRKRFRTDVGFRACAWLWIELTQPWIARCGYCLFSGERDESTCCTIPPWLQNHVKREHVYDDDAKIAPPSLKRASILVPYLPLDITINILAKLSTKSLLSCKRVCKEWDDIIEDPFFAQLHYDNIHIALIGIPLPLGNKSMMMIESCYGVKGYKVETLEMSIWFGTDFNIVNSCRGFLLIKNQRSEKPSQGKLVCGLAFSGNTKQYKVVTFSKQDGIYLKQVLTIGTWEWRRIHGGESILDKIPPENNNPLALNDSIHWLATGEKIALAYCMDVCASI; encoded by the exons ATGGGTAGCGTTATGATCTGTTTGGTGGTGCACGCTGATGATGGTGTACGCAAACGGTTTCGAACTGATGTCGGGTTTCGTGCTTGTGCGTGGCTGTGGATAGAACTCACGCAGCCATGGATAGCACGATGTGGCTACTGCTTGTTTTCTGGTGAGAGGGATGAGTCTACTTGTTG TACTATACCTCCATGGCTCCAAAATCATGTTAAAAGAGAGCATGTTTATGATGATGATGCTAAAATAGCTCCTCCGTCATTGAAACGTGCTTCAATACTTGTTCCTTATCTTCCACTAGACATAACCATAAACATTCTGGCCAAGCTCTCGACCAAGTCTCTCTTGAGTTGCAAACGAGTCTGTAAGGAATGGGACGACATAATTGAAGACCCGTTCTTTGCTCAACTACATTACGACAACATCCATATTGCCCTTATTGGTATTCCTCTTCCCCTTGGAAACAAGTCAATGATGATGATCGAAAGCTGCTATGGAGTGAAGGGCTATAAAGTTGAGACCTTGGAGATGAGTATTTGGTTTGGCACAGACTTCAACATTGTGAATTCATGCAGAGGGTTTCTCTTAATCAAAA ATCAGAGAAGTGAGAAACCGAGTCAAGGAAAGCTTGTTTGTGGGTTGGCATTCAGTGGTAATACGAAGCAGTACAAAGTGGTGACTTTCTCGAAACAAGATGGTATCTATCTAAAGCAAGTCCTAACAATTGGGACTTGGGAATGGAGAAGGATACATGGTGGCGAATCAATCCTTGATAAGATACCTCCGGAGAATAACAACCCACTGGCATTGAATGACAGTATTCATTGGTTAGCAACAGGAGAGAAGATAGCATTGGCATATTGCATGGATGTCTGTGCGTCAATATAA
- the LOC141592305 gene encoding uncharacterized protein LOC141592305, which produces MTEVVLESSSGSSINMTSSSPTPTRNDGLYQQHSTIQNNMNIININNYSTLLSLSSQECLQSNNTQVEEEEELVGGGGGERKRRRHQQGDQTNNTDYEYHQLNNFVALFVTAFRRSVFGCSSCEINTTNTSNNNNKRGGELSLSLSISGGNGNGGNRSGVMEIGLPTNVRHVAHVTFDRFNGFLGLPVEFEPEVPRRPPSASATVFGVSTNSMQLSFDTRGNSVPTILLMMQHRLYALGGLQAEGIFRINPDNQQEESVRDQLNRGLLPEDVDCHCLAGLIKAWFRELPTGVLDCLSPEQVMQSQTEQECTELARLLPPTEFALLDWAINLMADVAQFENLNRMNARNVAMVFAPNMTHMADPLTALMHAVQVMNLLKTLIEKTLREREDSIIDSVLDSFSRESPGENGQHFSLQTILEEASEPDGEEERDCRFANPRALNQDDNSIESTVPGENQSFVRDCEDDESIRENESFSSESKNNKYIGGKSQGAKPCNTKCSRIGPTSNTKKAPQKGKERPNVQVAKSAEKAKGSSLVSSMNQRAERIEAWR; this is translated from the exons ATGACAGAGGTAGTGTTAGAATCTTCAAGTGGAAGCTCAATAAACATGACAAGTAGTAGTCCCACCCCCACAAGAAATGATGGTTTATACCAACAACATTCTACAATACAAAATAACATGAATATTATTAACATTAACAATTACTCCACATTATTATCCTTATCCTCTCAAGAGTGTTTACAAAGCAACAATACacaagtagaagaagaagaagagttggttggtggtggtggtggagagaGAAAGAGGAGGAGACATCAACAAGGAGATCAGACCAATAATACAGATTATGAATATCATCAGTTGAATAATTTTGTTGCCTTATTTGTAACCGCATTTAGAAGATCAGTATTTGGGTGTTCCTCTTGCGAGATTAATACTACTAATaccagtaataataataataagcgaGGAGGGGAGTTATCATTATCGTTATCAATATCAGGCGGCAACGGCAACGGTGGTAATAGGAGTGGTGTGATGGAAATAGGGTTGCCTACAAATGTGAGGCATGTTGCTCATGTTACCTTTGATAGATTCAATGGCTTCCTTGGTCTTCCTGTTGAGTTTGAGCCTGAAGTCCCTAGAAGACCACCCAGTGCTAG TGCCACGGTGTTTGGAGTTTCAACCAATTCCATGCAGCTTTCCTTCGACACTCGAGGAAATAGTGTGCCTACAATACTCCTGATGATGCAACATAGGCTatatgcattaggtggtcttcaA GCTGAGGGAATTTTCAGAATCAATCCCGATAATCAGCAAGAAGAGTCTGTCAGAGATCAGTTAAATCGAGGATTGCTACCTGAGGATGTTGACTGTCATTGCTTAGCAGGTTTAATAAAG GCTTGGTTCAGAGAACTTCCGACAGGTGTACTAGACTGCCTTTCTCCCGAGCAAGTAATGCAGTCTCAGACAGAGCAAGAGTGCACTGagcttgccaggcttctgccaccAACAGAATTTGCTCTTTTGGACTGGGCTATTAATCTCATGGCTGATGTCGCACAGTTTGAGAATCTGAACAGGATGAATGCACGCAACGTTGCTATGGTCTTCGCACCTAACATGACTCAT ATGGCAGATCCTTTGACAGCGTTAATGCATGCAGTCCAAGTAATGAACTTGCTAAAGACACTGATTGAGAAGACGttaagagaaagagaggattcaATAATAGATTCTGTTTTAGATTCCTTCAGTCGAGAATCTCCTGGTGAGAATGGTCAGCATTTTTCTTTGCAGACCATCCTCGAGGAGGCCAGCGAACCCGATGGTGAAGAGGAACGTGATTGTAGATTTGCAAACCCTCGTGCTCTTAACCAAGATGACAATTCAATTGAAAGCACTGTCCCGGGAGAAAATCAGTCATTTGTGAGAGATTGCGAAGATGACGAATCAATTCGAGAGAATGAGAGCTTTTCGTCAGAATCCAAGAACAATAAATATATTGGTGGTAAATCCCAAGGGGCTAAGCCTTGTAACACAAAGTGTAGTAGAATTGGCCCAACTTCTAACACTAAAAAGGCGCCTCAAAAGGGTAAAGAAAGGCCTAATGTTCAGGTGGCCAAGTCTGCTGAGAAAGCAAAGGGAAGCAGCCTTGTTAGTAGCATGAACCAAAGGGCCGAGAGAATTGAAGCATGGCGGTAA